One genomic segment of Paenibacillus xylanexedens includes these proteins:
- a CDS encoding N-acetylmuramoyl-L-alanine amidase family protein gives MKKTILLLFLSLFLLVLLPNQGNAAASTSKIFMDGEELVLPSDVQVTIINKNVMIPIRVVAENLKFKVDWNQQARTVKIKQDQQTISLTVDQKQALVADKQVTLNTAPQILNKTLVVPIRFVSEQMGLKVRWNNQDKIVYLTNTSKEPAIEPGNSPGKGDSSSTAQVTDIQFANNQLVLSTDGAVQPIVTTLKYPDRLVVDLPGATFGDISQPLDQGLNGKLDVSGYPNVTEVRYSLFKREPEQVRIVVELNNVKNVQYSQNVIADKLIIDLNVAGDNVTPAPVTPVGDSGRKVVVIDPGHGGSDPGTISITNKPEKEYNLALAHKVQALLLNEPNIELVMTREGDTYPTRPERVQLANQLNADVFVSIHGNSVKSAPQATGTETYYYQRSNSKELATIIHQRLVKAMGLRDRGVKNGNLEVIRDTTMPAVLLEVGFLSNVLDEELMSSEVVQMKAAQAIADGIKEYLGL, from the coding sequence ATGAAGAAAACCATTTTACTACTGTTTTTGAGTCTATTCTTACTCGTTTTGCTCCCTAATCAGGGAAATGCCGCTGCAAGCACGTCGAAAATCTTTATGGATGGAGAGGAATTAGTCCTCCCAAGTGATGTACAGGTAACGATTATCAATAAAAACGTGATGATCCCGATTCGTGTCGTTGCCGAAAATTTGAAATTCAAAGTCGATTGGAACCAACAAGCACGCACTGTAAAAATTAAGCAAGATCAACAGACGATTTCCCTAACCGTGGACCAAAAGCAAGCCCTGGTTGCTGACAAACAAGTCACTTTGAACACAGCACCGCAGATTTTGAATAAAACGCTGGTGGTTCCCATTCGATTTGTCAGTGAACAGATGGGGCTTAAGGTAAGATGGAACAATCAAGACAAGATCGTATACTTAACAAACACCAGTAAGGAACCTGCTATTGAACCAGGAAATAGTCCTGGAAAAGGGGATTCAAGCTCTACCGCTCAGGTTACCGATATCCAATTTGCCAATAATCAGCTCGTGTTATCCACCGATGGGGCCGTTCAGCCGATAGTAACGACCCTCAAGTACCCTGATCGTCTGGTTGTGGACTTGCCCGGAGCCACCTTTGGTGATATCTCCCAGCCGCTGGATCAAGGACTCAATGGCAAGTTGGATGTGAGCGGTTATCCCAATGTGACAGAAGTGAGATATTCACTGTTCAAACGAGAACCGGAGCAAGTTCGAATTGTTGTAGAATTGAATAATGTGAAGAATGTCCAGTACAGCCAGAACGTCATTGCCGACAAACTGATTATTGATCTGAATGTTGCGGGTGACAATGTCACACCTGCTCCAGTCACTCCAGTAGGCGACTCAGGACGCAAGGTTGTGGTCATCGATCCAGGACACGGTGGCAGTGATCCAGGGACGATCAGCATCACGAACAAACCCGAAAAGGAATACAATCTGGCATTAGCTCACAAAGTACAAGCCCTGTTGCTCAATGAACCCAATATCGAATTGGTGATGACTCGTGAAGGTGATACCTATCCGACCCGCCCTGAGCGTGTTCAACTCGCCAATCAATTAAATGCGGATGTATTTGTATCTATCCACGGCAATAGTGTGAAGTCCGCCCCCCAAGCCACAGGTACGGAGACATACTATTATCAACGCAGTAATAGCAAGGAATTAGCCACTATCATTCATCAACGTTTGGTGAAAGCCATGGGTCTCAGAGATCGTGGTGTGAAAAATGGCAACTTGGAAGTAATCCGAGACACGACCATGCCTGCAGTGCTTTTGGAAGTGGGATTCTTGAGTAATGTGCTCGATGAAGAACTGATGTCGTCCGAAGTTGTTCAGATGAAAGCCGCTCAAGCGATAGCCGATGGAATCAAGGAGTATTTGGGCCTATAA
- a CDS encoding anhydro-N-acetylmuramic acid kinase: MDTGSYPMWEKYRLKQEHLVIGLMSGTSLDGTDAALVRIQTDMSGALQQIELVDFVCVPYSNGLRDVLIRLCSPGTSRVDELTAAHFGVSEWYAHSVTELMQSAGISTQQVDMISMHGQTVWHAPVASAFPGPTGASIDVVSTLQIGECAVVRERTGLPVIGNLRARDMAAGGEGAPLTPYADALMFRSPTEGRLVQNIGGIGNVTVLPSESSTEGISAFDTGPGNMVMDAIVRQATDGRKHYDPNGSIAAQGKVDQGLVDLCLEDEYFKRLPPKSTGREVYGAAYAVRLMEMAAKRSLSLEDTLATATCLTAETIVRAVKDFILPKVQISAMLACGGGTSNATLMEMIRQRLPKDIRLERTADHGIPDDAREAIGFALLGHEALMGRTNTLPAVTGAKHAVISGNLTL; the protein is encoded by the coding sequence ATGGATACAGGCAGCTATCCGATGTGGGAGAAGTATCGTTTGAAGCAGGAGCATCTGGTCATCGGACTAATGTCAGGAACGTCACTTGATGGAACAGATGCGGCACTGGTGCGTATTCAAACCGATATGAGCGGGGCATTACAGCAGATCGAGCTGGTTGATTTTGTCTGTGTGCCGTATTCGAATGGATTGAGAGACGTACTGATCCGGTTATGTTCACCGGGGACGTCGCGTGTCGACGAGCTGACAGCCGCACATTTTGGTGTATCGGAGTGGTATGCGCATAGCGTTACGGAACTGATGCAGTCTGCCGGTATCTCAACGCAGCAGGTGGATATGATTAGCATGCATGGACAGACGGTATGGCATGCTCCTGTAGCATCTGCATTTCCAGGGCCAACGGGAGCAAGTATTGATGTGGTATCGACATTGCAGATCGGTGAATGTGCTGTCGTTCGAGAACGGACAGGACTGCCAGTGATTGGCAACCTTCGGGCAAGGGATATGGCCGCTGGTGGGGAAGGTGCCCCGCTTACGCCTTATGCGGATGCTCTGATGTTTCGTAGCCCGACGGAAGGACGGCTGGTGCAGAATATCGGTGGCATTGGCAATGTGACGGTGCTTCCCTCCGAGTCATCTACCGAAGGTATTTCGGCATTTGATACGGGACCAGGGAATATGGTGATGGACGCCATTGTGCGGCAGGCGACGGATGGACGGAAGCATTATGATCCGAATGGAAGTATTGCCGCACAGGGGAAGGTCGATCAGGGTCTGGTAGACCTGTGTTTGGAGGATGAGTATTTCAAAAGACTTCCACCGAAAAGTACTGGGCGAGAAGTATATGGAGCCGCGTATGCAGTGAGACTGATGGAGATGGCCGCAAAGCGTTCCTTATCTCTTGAAGATACGCTGGCTACTGCCACCTGCCTGACCGCGGAGACCATCGTGCGTGCTGTGAAGGATTTTATCCTGCCCAAGGTGCAAATATCGGCCATGCTCGCGTGCGGTGGTGGCACTTCCAATGCCACGTTAATGGAGATGATCCGTCAGAGACTACCGAAGGATATCCGTTTGGAGCGAACGGCAGATCATGGTATACCCGATGATGCTCGGGAAGCCATTGGATTTGCTTTACTTGGCCATGAGGCACTTATGGGAAGAACCAATACACTTCCGGCCGTAACCGGCGCAAAACACGCCGTAATCTCGGGCAATCTCACACTTTAG
- a CDS encoding MurR/RpiR family transcriptional regulator yields the protein MKGGLVRLRALMDDLTPSERKIGAYILDHPQETVQSSVAQLSERSGGSPAAIIRLCKSLGVTGFQELKLKIAGDLQTSEPYQYTEIRPQDSMESIIQHVSANNIQSVKDTVHILDPRLVEKAVDVLHQAKRIFFYGVGASNLIALDAHYKFMRINRTSFSFADPHMQISSATTLREDDAVVCISYSGETSNVISCLKHAHDGGAATISITKWGSNTLSSMADVPLMITSTESDIRSGATSSRIAQLNVIDILYLAIASRDYNQSVEYLEKSRQAILEHK from the coding sequence ATGAAAGGTGGACTTGTACGTTTACGCGCATTAATGGATGACTTGACCCCGTCCGAACGGAAGATCGGAGCTTATATTCTCGATCACCCGCAAGAAACTGTTCAATCCTCGGTGGCCCAGTTGTCTGAACGGAGTGGAGGTAGCCCAGCTGCCATTATCCGTCTCTGCAAATCACTAGGTGTAACGGGTTTTCAGGAGCTGAAGCTGAAGATTGCCGGAGATTTGCAGACGAGTGAGCCATATCAATATACGGAGATTCGTCCCCAGGACTCCATGGAGAGCATTATTCAGCATGTGTCCGCAAACAATATTCAGTCGGTGAAGGATACGGTTCATATTCTGGACCCACGTCTGGTGGAAAAAGCCGTGGACGTGCTTCATCAGGCGAAACGGATCTTTTTCTATGGAGTAGGGGCCTCCAACCTGATTGCGCTGGATGCACATTACAAGTTCATGCGAATCAATCGCACAAGCTTTTCGTTCGCCGATCCGCATATGCAGATTTCGTCCGCAACGACGCTTCGTGAGGATGATGCGGTGGTATGTATCTCGTATTCAGGGGAGACGTCGAACGTAATCTCCTGTCTCAAGCATGCTCATGATGGCGGTGCAGCGACAATCAGCATTACCAAGTGGGGCAGCAATACACTCAGTAGTATGGCGGATGTGCCCCTGATGATTACTTCCACCGAAAGTGATATCCGAAGCGGAGCAACTTCGTCACGCATTGCACAGCTGAACGTGATCGACATTTTGTATCTGGCGATTGCCAGCCGCGACTACAACCAGTCGGTGGAATATTTGGAGAAGAGCCGACAGGCTATACTGGAACATAAATGA
- the murQ gene encoding N-acetylmuramic acid 6-phosphate etherase, translated as MNHMLNSLITEQPNPLTDHIDELPSAEIMELINKEDQRIAELIQPLIPAIAQAADRILEAFQSGGRLFYVGAGTSGRLGILDASECPPTYGTPPSMVQGIIAGGFRAVKDPVEGAEDNEELGAADLDEHGLDKNDVVVGIAASGRTPYVLGAMRHAKEIGATVISLSNNAGTPMTLLADVSIEAVVGPEVVMGSTRMKAGSAQKMILNMLTTTAMIRLGKVYRNFMVDLNPSNEKLVHRAKRMIHLATGANETDIEEAFTGADGHVKTAIVMLMAGVDVTEAQHRLDLADGFVRNAISGK; from the coding sequence ATGAATCACATGCTGAATTCACTAATAACAGAACAACCCAATCCACTAACGGATCATATAGATGAATTGCCTTCGGCAGAAATTATGGAGCTAATTAATAAGGAAGATCAACGGATTGCGGAGCTCATTCAGCCCCTCATTCCGGCCATTGCTCAAGCTGCGGATCGGATCTTGGAGGCGTTTCAGTCTGGCGGGAGGCTTTTTTATGTAGGCGCAGGTACCAGTGGACGATTAGGAATACTTGACGCTTCGGAATGCCCGCCTACCTACGGAACCCCGCCCTCCATGGTGCAGGGTATTATTGCAGGGGGATTCCGGGCAGTGAAGGACCCGGTTGAAGGTGCTGAAGATAATGAGGAGTTGGGAGCTGCGGACCTTGATGAACATGGCTTAGACAAAAACGATGTCGTGGTTGGCATTGCAGCCAGTGGACGAACGCCGTATGTGCTCGGTGCGATGAGACACGCCAAGGAGATCGGGGCTACGGTGATCAGCCTGAGTAATAATGCAGGCACGCCGATGACTCTGTTGGCTGATGTAAGCATTGAGGCTGTTGTCGGCCCAGAGGTTGTCATGGGTTCAACACGTATGAAGGCAGGCAGCGCCCAGAAAATGATTCTGAATATGCTCACCACTACCGCCATGATTCGTCTGGGCAAGGTTTACCGTAATTTCATGGTTGATCTGAACCCTTCGAACGAGAAGCTTGTCCATCGGGCCAAACGCATGATCCATCTGGCAACCGGAGCAAATGAAACGGATATTGAAGAGGCTTTTACCGGTGCAGACGGTCATGTAAAAACGGCAATCGTCATGCTGATGGCAGGCGTGGACGTAACAGAAGCCCAGCACAGGCTTGATCTGGCTGACGGATTTGTCCGCAATGCTATATCCGGTAAATAA
- a CDS encoding N-acetylglucosamine kinase: MRVYVGVDGGGTNTDAAIISESGEILARLSGGPTNPHSVSTEQAISELQRVLEQLFNLISDLSTNCEGICLGMSGVDAIQERQLIAEVVNNYMKSRNRQVSEDCPVWVVSEGEIALMASLGHTHGVLCISGTGSIVYGFTREGERYRAGGWGHLLGDEGSGYRIGQRALQVVMQSYDGVLPPTCLTPLLLKNLNLRDISELKTRVYQTDWGKTETASIARLAIEAAELGDEAARALIIDEASQLADTAKALIARHPEFASTPVVLSGSLFRYATLFRNTFIQKLSGYYGELDLVYREDGPAPAVGAAQLAKKRCSLNESF; this comes from the coding sequence TTGCGAGTATATGTAGGTGTAGATGGAGGCGGTACCAATACTGATGCAGCAATCATTTCTGAATCTGGTGAAATTCTTGCCCGACTCAGCGGCGGTCCCACGAATCCTCACAGCGTATCAACTGAACAGGCCATTTCCGAACTGCAACGAGTGCTGGAACAGCTATTTAATCTAATCAGTGATTTATCGACAAATTGTGAGGGTATATGTCTTGGTATGTCAGGTGTAGACGCGATCCAAGAACGGCAACTTATAGCCGAAGTAGTAAATAACTATATGAAGAGTCGTAATCGACAAGTATCAGAAGACTGTCCAGTCTGGGTTGTATCCGAAGGAGAGATTGCTCTGATGGCCTCTCTCGGACATACGCACGGTGTATTGTGTATCTCTGGAACAGGTTCCATCGTGTACGGATTTACGCGGGAAGGCGAGCGATACCGTGCAGGAGGCTGGGGTCATCTGCTCGGAGATGAGGGGAGCGGCTATCGTATTGGGCAGCGTGCACTCCAAGTGGTTATGCAGAGTTATGACGGTGTTCTTCCTCCAACCTGTTTAACCCCGCTTCTTCTAAAGAATCTGAACCTTCGGGATATATCGGAGCTAAAGACGCGAGTGTATCAGACGGATTGGGGCAAAACCGAGACCGCATCCATCGCCCGCCTAGCTATAGAAGCTGCTGAACTCGGAGATGAGGCCGCACGCGCACTGATCATTGACGAAGCCTCACAATTGGCGGATACCGCCAAGGCGCTGATTGCCCGTCATCCCGAATTTGCATCCACTCCGGTTGTCCTGTCCGGATCACTGTTTCGATACGCTACACTTTTCCGAAATACATTTATTCAGAAGTTATCGGGATATTATGGAGAGTTGGACTTGGTATATCGTGAAGATGGCCCCGCTCCAGCGGTTGGCGCAGCACAACTGGCAAAAAAACGCTGTTCCCTGAATGAATCATTTTAA
- a CDS encoding ABC transporter substrate-binding protein — protein sequence MKKKGLVWAMLLMMVLVTACGNSGGATSDDPNADDTVTVWTYPVHGTYEDELKDLISDFNKEHPNITVKTEMLSWAEGPKKFDVALNAGNPPDLYFHSVDGTYVNTGLGLELDSYLTPEIKDDYLPGTLELGQIQGKQYGLPLYQFQWAWGGNKRILDEAGIDWKSIQQNGWTWSEFNDAAAKLTKTLDGGAKQYALVTDGTSLDFIEMLSRNNGMIDVLDKDGTFQWNDGRILDTLSFIKNLMDQGYMPKETAALAPAKRTDMFYAGETAIISKAIPYYDVMIQNRNKDIDDGKVQGEKIDFVLLPVPHNDDQPAATTMGGEGYVAFKQKKDKGEQHAKNTFLVMEALSGAKAGNSANELALPFVRQSQVELFKGKELGQPDNLAAAKVMAEDIAMPVVLELDIDKASQQKQFKEQVVKPNIQALFSGEKSPEQIAEDFKNKGQQMFGQ from the coding sequence ATGAAAAAGAAGGGTCTAGTATGGGCAATGTTGTTGATGATGGTTTTGGTTACTGCCTGTGGGAATAGCGGAGGTGCTACTTCGGATGACCCGAATGCCGATGATACGGTAACGGTATGGACCTATCCTGTACATGGCACATATGAAGATGAACTGAAGGATCTAATCTCTGATTTCAATAAGGAACACCCGAACATTACCGTGAAGACGGAAATGCTCTCCTGGGCGGAAGGCCCCAAAAAATTCGATGTCGCACTGAATGCCGGGAACCCGCCGGATCTGTATTTCCATAGTGTAGATGGTACGTATGTGAATACCGGGCTGGGGCTTGAACTGGACAGCTACCTGACACCTGAGATCAAGGACGACTACCTGCCAGGTACGCTTGAGTTAGGCCAGATTCAGGGGAAACAGTATGGACTTCCTTTATATCAATTCCAATGGGCTTGGGGTGGTAACAAACGCATTCTGGATGAAGCGGGCATTGACTGGAAATCGATTCAGCAAAATGGCTGGACCTGGTCCGAATTCAACGATGCCGCGGCCAAGTTGACCAAAACGCTCGATGGCGGGGCTAAGCAGTATGCGTTGGTTACGGATGGTACTTCGCTCGACTTCATTGAAATGTTATCCCGGAACAACGGGATGATTGATGTTCTTGATAAAGACGGCACGTTCCAATGGAATGATGGTCGCATTCTGGACACCCTCTCTTTTATCAAAAACCTAATGGATCAAGGGTATATGCCGAAGGAAACGGCGGCTCTCGCTCCAGCGAAACGGACGGATATGTTCTACGCGGGGGAAACGGCGATCATCTCCAAAGCGATTCCTTATTATGATGTGATGATTCAGAACCGCAACAAGGACATCGATGATGGCAAGGTGCAGGGAGAGAAGATTGATTTTGTCCTGTTGCCTGTACCGCATAATGATGATCAACCTGCGGCCACAACAATGGGCGGCGAAGGGTATGTAGCCTTCAAACAGAAGAAGGACAAAGGTGAGCAACATGCCAAAAATACGTTCTTGGTGATGGAGGCGCTTAGCGGTGCCAAAGCAGGGAACTCGGCCAATGAACTGGCGCTCCCATTCGTAAGACAATCCCAAGTGGAACTGTTTAAAGGAAAAGAGCTTGGTCAACCGGATAATCTGGCTGCTGCGAAAGTCATGGCAGAGGATATCGCTATGCCGGTTGTACTGGAACTGGATATCGACAAAGCATCTCAGCAAAAACAATTCAAGGAACAAGTTGTGAAGCCAAACATCCAGGCGCTGTTCTCGGGAGAAAAATCACCGGAGCAGATCGCAGAAGACTTCAAGAACAAAGGCCAGCAGATGTTTGGACAATAA
- a CDS encoding carbohydrate ABC transporter permease → MQTALAPKPSVPRTSRVARFWRDYGWAYLFILAPVLLFLIFTLYPVLTALIMSFQKYNIMNSTWVGLDNYERLVKDETFWKSIKNTVIFTVGTVPVNILITFVLSYFIYQMKSKWQTFFKATMYLPAVASGVTISIVWLAIFDPTDSGLLNRFLGLFGLDPVIWLGQSGTALFSLILMNWLGSHGAGIILYLAAMGGIPKSLYEAADIDHASGWTQFSKITWPLLKPTTLYLLVTGVITSFQVFISVYLMTQGGPNFATTTIAYLIYETAFKFYEFGLASAQSFVLAIIIIVISVIQFKYFSSDIEY, encoded by the coding sequence ATGCAGACCGCCCTTGCGCCAAAACCGTCAGTGCCCCGGACTTCCCGGGTTGCCCGGTTTTGGCGAGACTACGGGTGGGCGTATTTGTTCATTTTGGCGCCTGTCCTGCTGTTTCTCATTTTTACGCTGTATCCAGTACTTACGGCTCTAATTATGAGCTTCCAGAAATACAACATTATGAATTCGACGTGGGTTGGATTGGACAACTATGAGCGACTGGTGAAAGATGAGACGTTCTGGAAGTCGATCAAAAATACGGTGATCTTCACTGTTGGCACAGTCCCGGTCAATATTCTCATTACATTTGTACTTTCCTATTTCATCTATCAGATGAAAAGTAAATGGCAGACTTTTTTCAAAGCTACCATGTATCTGCCTGCGGTAGCCTCCGGGGTAACCATCTCCATTGTATGGCTGGCCATCTTTGATCCTACCGATTCGGGGCTGCTCAACCGTTTTCTCGGCTTGTTTGGCCTTGATCCGGTGATCTGGCTGGGCCAGTCGGGAACGGCACTTTTTTCCCTCATTCTAATGAACTGGCTCGGATCACACGGAGCGGGCATTATTCTGTATCTGGCAGCCATGGGCGGTATTCCGAAATCGCTGTACGAAGCGGCGGATATTGATCATGCCAGCGGCTGGACCCAGTTCAGCAAGATTACATGGCCGCTACTCAAACCAACGACTCTATATCTGCTCGTCACGGGTGTTATTACATCCTTCCAGGTGTTTATCTCGGTATATCTGATGACACAGGGTGGACCAAACTTTGCGACAACTACAATCGCGTATCTGATCTACGAGACGGCATTTAAATTCTATGAATTCGGATTAGCTTCGGCACAGTCGTTCGTATTGGCGATTATCATCATAGTCATCTCCGTCATACAGTTCAAATATTTCTCCAGCGATATCGAGTATTAA
- a CDS encoding carbohydrate ABC transporter permease, protein MKSTQKKILLVVASILLVVWALVTVIPMYWMLVGSVQDSAMSASFKPQMIPEQLSLSPYERFFAKTDAWRWLYNSLLISIILTVTNVFFASLAGYAFAKLKFPGSQAVFWTLLGTMMIPAQVTLIPLYILMVNVFDLGDTYTAIILPAAVSVGNIFLMKQFMSTLPTSLIHAARIDACSEFGIFWKVILPMAKPGIAVLAIFTFVASWNEFFWPFLITNSNEMRTIQVGLASFVFAESTDFGAMMAGATIGALPMIILFFSLQRYFLQGITIGAVKG, encoded by the coding sequence ATGAAATCAACACAGAAAAAGATACTGCTCGTTGTTGCATCCATTCTGCTGGTGGTCTGGGCGCTGGTGACGGTTATTCCGATGTATTGGATGCTCGTTGGTTCGGTGCAGGATAGCGCAATGTCGGCTTCGTTTAAACCACAGATGATTCCGGAGCAATTGTCATTATCACCATATGAGCGCTTTTTTGCCAAAACCGATGCCTGGCGCTGGCTGTACAACTCGCTGCTCATCTCGATCATTCTGACCGTAACCAATGTATTCTTCGCCTCCCTGGCGGGATATGCATTTGCCAAACTGAAATTTCCGGGTAGTCAGGCGGTATTCTGGACCCTGCTCGGGACCATGATGATTCCGGCACAGGTGACGCTAATTCCTTTGTATATTCTGATGGTCAATGTATTTGACCTGGGGGATACCTATACAGCTATTATTCTGCCTGCTGCCGTCAGCGTAGGGAACATATTCCTGATGAAACAGTTCATGTCCACGCTGCCCACATCACTGATCCATGCGGCGCGTATCGATGCATGCAGCGAGTTCGGCATCTTCTGGAAAGTCATTCTGCCGATGGCAAAGCCGGGAATCGCGGTGCTGGCAATTTTCACATTTGTAGCTTCGTGGAATGAATTTTTCTGGCCGTTCCTCATTACCAATTCCAACGAGATGCGGACCATTCAGGTAGGGCTGGCCTCGTTTGTATTTGCCGAATCAACGGATTTCGGCGCAATGATGGCCGGGGCTACCATAGGTGCTCTGCCCATGATCATTCTGTTCTTCTCACTGCAACGTTACTTCCTGCAGGGCATTACGATCGGTGCGGTAAAAGGTTAA
- a CDS encoding ABC transporter ATP-binding protein, with product MARVEFRQVRKEFKDDHKGTFTAVAGSDFVIEDKEFVVFVGPSGCGKTTSLRMIAGLEKQTSGDIVIGDRLVNDLHPKDRDIAMVFQDYALYPHMTIRENLSFGLKNLKKPKSYIDEQVQNAASILGLEAMLERKPRELSGGQRQRVAVGRAIVRDPQVFLFDEPLSNLDAKLRVQMRVELGELHKRLGATIVYVTHDQVEAMTLGERIVVMNHGDIQQVASPKELYASPRNMFVAGFIGSPAMNFIDARIEGTQVVIEGASFTLPADVLARLKSHQGKPVIMGLRPEHIFGEDVAPNIPTDHMLQARVQVVEHLGSENLVYFHSGTRTVTAKVHPETHAYVGMDKNFVLDLRKAHFFDPETELAIGRE from the coding sequence ATGGCACGCGTGGAGTTTCGCCAAGTGCGCAAAGAATTCAAAGACGATCATAAAGGGACGTTCACGGCTGTGGCCGGCTCGGACTTTGTTATAGAAGATAAGGAATTCGTAGTGTTTGTGGGTCCTTCGGGCTGTGGCAAGACAACATCACTGCGGATGATTGCCGGACTTGAAAAGCAAACGAGCGGTGATATTGTGATCGGTGACCGGCTTGTTAACGATCTGCATCCGAAGGATCGGGATATCGCGATGGTGTTTCAGGATTATGCACTTTATCCGCATATGACCATCCGTGAGAATCTTTCCTTTGGCCTGAAAAATCTGAAAAAGCCAAAGTCCTATATTGATGAACAGGTGCAGAATGCGGCCTCCATTCTTGGACTGGAAGCGATGCTGGAGCGCAAACCACGCGAGCTGTCTGGTGGTCAGCGTCAGCGTGTGGCGGTGGGACGGGCGATCGTCCGTGATCCGCAGGTGTTTTTATTCGACGAACCACTGTCCAATCTGGATGCCAAGTTGCGGGTGCAGATGCGGGTGGAGTTGGGAGAGCTTCATAAACGTCTCGGTGCCACGATTGTGTACGTGACGCATGATCAGGTAGAAGCCATGACACTTGGGGAACGCATCGTGGTCATGAATCATGGAGATATTCAGCAGGTGGCTTCACCAAAAGAACTGTATGCGAGTCCGCGGAATATGTTTGTTGCCGGATTTATCGGTTCCCCGGCGATGAATTTCATTGATGCACGGATTGAAGGCACGCAGGTTGTCATCGAGGGAGCATCATTCACCTTGCCAGCAGATGTACTCGCTCGTCTTAAGAGTCATCAAGGCAAGCCGGTAATTATGGGGCTGCGTCCAGAGCATATTTTTGGTGAGGATGTTGCTCCGAATATCCCGACAGACCACATGCTGCAGGCGCGAGTTCAGGTTGTAGAACATCTGGGCTCCGAGAATTTGGTGTATTTCCATTCCGGTACCCGTACCGTTACGGCTAAAGTTCATCCGGAAACACATGCTTATGTAGGTATGGACAAAAATTTTGTACTGGACCTGCGTAAGGCGCACTTTTTTGATCCAGAGACGGAGCTTGCGATTGGACGGGAGTAG